In Verrucomicrobiia bacterium, the following are encoded in one genomic region:
- a CDS encoding glycosyltransferase, whose amino-acid sequence MNSDIIESSLIKSSRQPALGNGLSGADSATGPQERPSIQGKFFFTGNQKFYIRGVTYGPFRPESDGCDYHCAEVVAQDFAQMRQHGINSVRTYTAPPSWLLDLAAEYQLRVLVGLPWEQHVTFLRERRGAKAIRDRLAQAVRACAGHPAVLGYAIGNEVPSAIVRWHGHRRVERFLERLYWTAKDQDPEGLVTYVNYPSTEYLELAFLDFVAFNVYLETPEKLRAYLARLQNISTERPLVMGEVGLDSLHHGQLKQAEVLGWQVESAFAAGCAGLFLFSWTDEWHRGGHDIDGWQFGLTTRARAPKPALKRVEQVFHRVPFPAERSWPVMSVVVCSYNGSRTLRACLEGVLRLDYPNKEIIVVDDGSTDSTAQIAAEFDVRVIRIPNGGLSNARNIGWQAAKGDMVAYLDDDACPDQHWLSYLASSFLTCDFAGIGGPNLCWPDDGLVAECVDHAPGNPTHVLVTDQEAEHLPGCNMAFRRSCLEAVGGFDSQFRIAGDDVDLCWRLHQRGWKLGFHPAAAVWHHRRGTLRGYWGQQVNYGKAEAMLERKWPEKYNAVGHATWSGRLYAKGLLSFLSWSQRRIYHGTWGSALFQSVYSRAPGTLSSVLMLPEWYLVIVLLAALSACALLYPPLRFALALLALSFIPPLAHALLNGARASFRTGRRGGWARLKRSIVTSCLHFIQPAARLWGRLCHGLTPWRRRGSGQLVMPLPQAIDLWCQGDWQSAEQRLKSFEDTLRARGAAVIRGGAYDRWDLEVRGGLLGTARLMLVIEEHGEGRQYVRMRLWPIAKLSVLLAALLFACFAIVAALDLEWTAWALLNVPAILLVGRTLYECASSMSAIRQVVSCSGQPHHLSSVKATRQVEPLPVESPIDTSQASLKPAPPPVT is encoded by the coding sequence ATGAACAGCGATATTATCGAGTCCTCGCTCATTAAGTCATCAAGGCAGCCGGCGCTCGGGAATGGCTTGTCCGGTGCGGACTCTGCCACCGGGCCTCAGGAACGCCCCTCCATCCAAGGAAAATTCTTTTTCACGGGCAACCAGAAGTTTTACATCCGGGGCGTGACCTACGGACCATTCCGTCCGGAGTCTGACGGGTGCGATTATCACTGTGCCGAGGTAGTCGCGCAGGACTTTGCCCAAATGCGGCAGCATGGAATCAATTCAGTTCGGACCTATACGGCTCCCCCCAGTTGGCTGCTGGACCTGGCAGCGGAATATCAACTGCGTGTGCTGGTTGGGTTGCCTTGGGAGCAGCATGTCACTTTCCTGCGAGAGCGCCGAGGGGCAAAAGCAATCAGAGACCGTCTGGCACAGGCTGTGCGCGCCTGCGCCGGTCATCCCGCGGTCCTGGGCTACGCTATCGGGAACGAAGTCCCCTCTGCTATCGTGCGGTGGCACGGACATCGCCGTGTAGAGCGCTTTCTCGAACGGCTCTATTGGACGGCCAAGGACCAGGACCCCGAGGGGCTGGTCACTTATGTCAATTACCCCTCGACGGAGTACCTGGAGTTGGCCTTCCTGGATTTTGTTGCCTTTAATGTTTACCTGGAGACCCCGGAGAAACTGCGCGCCTATCTGGCGCGACTGCAAAATATCAGCACCGAGCGGCCGCTGGTCATGGGGGAGGTTGGCCTGGACAGTCTGCATCATGGACAACTCAAACAAGCAGAGGTGCTCGGCTGGCAGGTGGAATCGGCCTTCGCCGCCGGTTGCGCGGGGCTGTTTCTGTTCTCATGGACGGATGAATGGCACCGGGGCGGCCATGATATCGACGGCTGGCAATTCGGGCTGACTACGAGAGCGCGTGCGCCAAAACCAGCTCTGAAACGAGTCGAACAGGTCTTCCATCGCGTTCCGTTTCCTGCGGAACGGTCCTGGCCTGTAATGTCAGTGGTGGTGTGCTCCTATAATGGCAGCCGGACTTTGCGAGCGTGCTTGGAAGGGGTCCTGCGGCTGGATTATCCGAACAAGGAGATTATCGTGGTTGATGACGGGTCCACGGACAGCACGGCTCAAATCGCTGCAGAATTCGATGTGCGCGTGATCCGAATCCCCAATGGCGGCTTGAGCAACGCCCGCAACATTGGATGGCAGGCGGCCAAAGGCGACATGGTTGCCTACCTGGACGACGATGCATGTCCCGATCAGCATTGGTTGAGCTATCTGGCCTCCTCGTTCCTCACGTGCGATTTTGCCGGTATCGGAGGCCCCAACCTCTGTTGGCCCGATGATGGCCTGGTGGCCGAATGTGTCGATCACGCCCCCGGCAATCCCACCCATGTCCTGGTCACCGATCAAGAGGCAGAGCATTTGCCGGGCTGCAACATGGCCTTCCGCAGAAGCTGCCTGGAAGCCGTGGGCGGGTTTGATTCGCAATTCCGGATAGCCGGTGACGATGTCGATTTATGCTGGCGCCTGCACCAACGCGGCTGGAAACTGGGCTTTCACCCGGCTGCGGCGGTTTGGCATCATCGTCGAGGGACTCTCCGTGGCTATTGGGGGCAACAAGTCAATTATGGCAAAGCCGAAGCCATGCTCGAACGGAAATGGCCGGAAAAGTACAACGCGGTTGGCCATGCAACCTGGAGCGGACGGCTGTACGCCAAGGGGCTGCTTTCATTCCTGAGTTGGAGCCAGCGCCGGATTTACCATGGGACCTGGGGCAGCGCTTTGTTCCAATCGGTCTATAGCCGCGCCCCGGGGACTCTGTCTTCCGTACTCATGCTGCCTGAATGGTATTTGGTTATTGTTCTGCTCGCCGCCCTGTCGGCTTGTGCCCTGCTCTATCCGCCGCTGCGGTTCGCCCTGGCGCTGCTGGCCCTGTCTTTTATTCCTCCATTGGCTCACGCCTTATTGAACGGCGCCCGCGCTTCCTTTCGGACTGGTCGCCGGGGTGGTTGGGCGCGGCTCAAGCGCTCGATAGTCACTTCGTGCTTGCATTTCATTCAGCCCGCTGCGCGTCTCTGGGGCCGCTTGTGCCATGGCTTGACACCCTGGCGTCGGCGCGGGAGCGGACAGTTGGTAATGCCTTTGCCACAGGCCATCGACCTGTGGTGCCAAGGCGATTGGCAGAGCGCCGAGCAGCGTTTGAAATCGTTCGAGGATACACTCCGCGCGAGGGGCGCTGCGGTGATTCGCGGAGGGGCTTACGACCGATGGGACCTGGAGGTGCGCGGCGGCTTGCTTGGCACTGCCCGCTTGATGCTGGTCATCGAGGAACATGGCGAGGGGCGGCAATATGTCCGGATGCGCCTTTGGCCAATCGCCAAATTGTCTGTACTGCTGGCCGCTCTGCTGTTCGCCTGTTTTGCCATCGTCGCAGCCCTGGACCTCGAATGGACCGCCTGGGCGCTGCTGAATGTGCCCGCAATCCTGCTGGTCGGCCGGACTCTTTACGAGTGCGCCAGTTCGATGTCTGCGATTCGACAGGTGGTGTCCTGCAGCGGACAACCACACCACCTGTCCTCCGTGAAAGCAACGAGGCAGGTCGAGCCACTTCCTGTCGAGTCGCCTATCGATACATCGCAGGCCAGTCTTAAACCTGCTCCACCACCGGTAACGTAA
- a CDS encoding type II secretion system protein, producing MRRQHRAFTLVELLVVIAIIAILASLLLPGLVIAKLKAQGTYCMGNLKQMQLGWAMYSQDFNDYLAPNSDLGNEGKDLDNPGWVAGNMSYSTDPASLSDDTNIDLLVGPEWVPFGSLGQYTKHAGVYHCPGDRSTVIAGGMSYQRVRSYSMNGWVGFDTRDWQQPPAPPFYKLNFKMSDLQNPSPSDTWVFLDEREDSINDGWFAVDMVNQGGQARWVDFPASYHNRAAALSFADGHAVVHKWTDPRTYPPLVSGAPIVKSQFCPNNPDVSWLQSHTTGLAQ from the coding sequence ATGAGGAGACAGCATCGAGCCTTCACCCTGGTGGAACTGTTGGTCGTGATTGCCATCATCGCCATTCTGGCGAGCCTGCTTTTGCCCGGCCTGGTCATCGCCAAGCTCAAGGCGCAGGGGACCTATTGCATGGGCAATCTCAAACAAATGCAATTAGGCTGGGCCATGTACAGCCAGGATTTTAATGATTACCTGGCGCCCAACAGCGATTTGGGCAATGAAGGCAAAGACCTGGATAATCCGGGGTGGGTGGCTGGAAACATGAGTTATTCCACTGACCCGGCGTCCCTTTCTGACGACACCAATATCGACCTGCTCGTGGGTCCGGAATGGGTCCCATTTGGTTCGCTGGGCCAATACACCAAACATGCTGGGGTCTATCACTGCCCCGGTGACCGGAGCACCGTTATTGCCGGCGGGATGAGTTATCAACGTGTGCGCAGCTATTCGATGAATGGGTGGGTGGGATTCGATACGCGCGATTGGCAGCAGCCGCCAGCTCCGCCTTTTTATAAACTCAATTTCAAAATGAGCGACCTCCAAAACCCCAGTCCCTCCGACACATGGGTTTTCCTCGACGAGCGCGAAGACAGCATTAACGATGGTTGGTTTGCGGTGGATATGGTCAACCAGGGCGGCCAGGCGCGGTGGGTGGATTTTCCGGCCAGTTATCACAATCGCGCCGCGGCGCTCTCGTTTGCGGATGGCCATGCTGTGGTCCATAAATGGACCGACCCGCGCACTTACCCGCCCCTGGTGAGCGGGGCGCCTATCGTTAAAAGCCAGTTTTGCCCCAATAATCCAGATGTCTCCTGGCTGCAGAGCCATACCACCGGTCTGGCACAATAA
- a CDS encoding Ig-like domain-containing protein, whose product MPTRHELGKDTCFRTLAFTPLICLLLGWPGRVFGQGYIISDLGSNAWSYSEAHGINGSGAVVGEYEPTTFFYVLAFLYTNGTMTDLGHLSGQPYAIAYGINNTNGIVGESDTSNATYAFLYVNGKMTSLGTLGGVVGGYSSAHAINEFGHIVGEATLANGSTIHAFLDVTGTKTDLGALGGNYSSASAINSSDVIVGDSDVVQGGVTNDNAFVYRNGVMSNLGTLGGSYSSAKGINDAGVIVGEAEGVIGGNTYLRAFVYRNGVMSDLGTLGGTTGSASAINNNGQIVGYATDSNEVANAFLYNGSTMINLSDLIPPGSGWTNLASADAINDAGQIAGSGYLSDGSYHAYLLTPAAALTVSITNPAPNATFQAPASFQVSASASDTSGLVTNVEFLVNNAVIGNASSAPYSATVNNLSAGAYTLTAIASDDGGAQATNSINVTVTDAAPTVTITNPAANATFQTPATFVVSASASDPDGTVTNVEFLANGAVMGNAVSAPYSATATGLSAGAYTLAAVASDNAGLKATNWITVTVTDVPPSVAITNPAPNATFLAPATIQVGASASDADGQVTNVEFLVNSAVIGNATAAPYGAMANNLSAGTYTLTAIASDNAGLTATNAISITVTNGALLPIKLFSPALIGGNFSFAFATQSGYTYDCQYVAPLALSNNWATFTNFIGDGSVAQVTNSNLTDEQRYYRVLAH is encoded by the coding sequence ATGCCTACACGCCACGAACTGGGAAAGGATACTTGCTTCAGAACACTGGCATTCACCCCGTTGATATGCCTGTTGCTCGGCTGGCCGGGAAGGGTATTTGGCCAGGGTTATATCATTAGCGACCTGGGCTCGAACGCATGGAGCTACAGCGAGGCCCATGGGATCAATGGCTCGGGCGCTGTCGTGGGAGAGTATGAGCCGACGACTTTTTTCTATGTCCTGGCCTTTCTTTACACAAACGGCACGATGACCGATTTAGGGCATCTCTCGGGCCAGCCTTATGCGATTGCTTACGGGATTAACAACACCAATGGAATTGTGGGGGAGTCGGATACGTCCAACGCGACCTATGCGTTTCTCTATGTGAACGGGAAAATGACCAGTCTGGGTACATTAGGCGGGGTGGTCGGGGGCTACAGCAGCGCCCATGCGATCAATGAGTTCGGGCATATCGTTGGGGAGGCAACGCTGGCCAATGGCAGCACCATCCACGCCTTTCTCGATGTCACCGGGACTAAAACCGACCTCGGGGCTTTGGGAGGCAATTACAGCAGCGCCAGCGCGATCAATAGTTCTGATGTCATCGTGGGCGATTCTGATGTCGTTCAGGGTGGGGTCACGAACGACAATGCCTTCGTTTACCGCAACGGCGTGATGAGCAATTTGGGTACGTTGGGAGGCAGCTACAGCAGCGCCAAAGGCATTAATGATGCCGGAGTAATCGTCGGAGAAGCCGAGGGCGTCATTGGGGGCAACACTTATCTGCGTGCATTTGTGTACCGCAACGGAGTCATGAGTGATTTGGGGACATTGGGCGGCACGACCGGCAGTGCCAGCGCCATTAATAATAATGGTCAAATCGTTGGCTATGCGACCGATTCTAATGAGGTTGCAAACGCCTTCCTATACAACGGCTCGACCATGATCAATCTCAGCGACCTCATTCCACCCGGTTCCGGCTGGACCAACCTGGCTTCTGCTGACGCGATCAATGACGCCGGCCAAATCGCCGGTTCAGGCTACCTCTCAGACGGTTCCTACCATGCCTATCTCTTGACGCCGGCGGCCGCTCTGACGGTTTCCATCACCAATCCTGCTCCCAATGCAACGTTTCAAGCACCGGCTAGTTTTCAGGTAAGCGCCTCGGCTTCGGACACCAGTGGTCTGGTGACGAATGTCGAATTCCTGGTCAACAACGCGGTGATAGGCAATGCCAGCTCGGCGCCTTACAGCGCCACGGTCAACAACCTGAGTGCCGGCGCGTACACCCTGACGGCCATCGCCTCGGATGACGGCGGGGCGCAGGCTACTAATTCTATTAACGTGACCGTTACCGACGCTGCGCCCACCGTGACAATCACAAACCCGGCAGCCAACGCTACTTTTCAAACCCCGGCCACCTTTGTCGTGAGCGCCTCGGCGTCCGATCCCGATGGGACAGTGACGAATGTCGAGTTCCTGGCCAATGGCGCCGTCATGGGCAACGCCGTCTCGGCGCCTTACAGCGCTACGGCCACAGGCTTAAGCGCCGGCGCCTACACCTTGGCTGCGGTCGCCTCAGACAATGCCGGCCTGAAGGCGACCAACTGGATCACCGTCACGGTGACGGATGTTCCGCCCTCGGTCGCCATCACGAACCCCGCCCCCAATGCAACCTTCCTGGCTCCGGCCACAATCCAGGTAGGCGCGTCGGCTTCGGACGCCGATGGGCAGGTGACGAACGTGGAATTCCTGGTCAACAGCGCGGTCATTGGCAACGCAACCGCCGCTCCCTATGGCGCCATGGCCAATAATCTGAGCGCCGGCACCTATACCTTGACAGCCATCGCATCAGACAACGCCGGACTGACGGCTACGAACGCCATCAGCATTACGGTTACCAATGGCGCCTTGTTGCCTATCAAGCTGTTTAGCCCGGCCTTGATCGGCGGCAACTTCAGCTTCGCGTTTGCGACTCAATCCGGTTATACTTACGATTGCCAGTACGTGGCTCCGCTTGCACTGAGCAACAACTGGGCGACCTTCACCAACTTTATCGGAGATGGCTCAGTGGCGCAGGTCACAAATTCCAACCTGACGGATGAACAGCGATATTATCGAGTCCTCGCTCATTAA